A stretch of the Leeuwenhoekiella sp. MAR_2009_132 genome encodes the following:
- a CDS encoding HTTM domain-containing protein, giving the protein MQLELPLRHWIIKDDVLWTEEGHRLSWRMMLRSKGGG; this is encoded by the coding sequence ATTCAACTGGAGCTCCCTTTACGACATTGGATTATTAAAGATGATGTACTGTGGACTGAAGAAGGGCACCGTCTTAGCTGGCGTATGATGCTACGCTCTAAAGGCGGAGGATAA